GGATCAATATCGCCAAGAGGTATACCAATGATGTTCACAGCACCAAAACCGAACGTCAGCAGAGCAGTTATAGCGATAACGATCATCAACCATAAGCCGGTTGCGATCCATGCCCAGTTGAACGATGTACCGGCAAAGTAGGCCAGAATTGCCAGGATAGCGAATGGAAGCACATTAAAACTTGCCGCAGTAAAGCTCTCGAACTCGCCACCGATACTGATTCCGATGCTCACTAAGAAGATATAGATTCCCACACCAGCGAGCCAGGCCCTTGGCCGGTAGGGTGTTGGTGGTTGTTCGGTTGAGAGAACGATTGGTTCTGACATGGCTGTAATTCCTCCACCAGCGTAACGTGATACTTCTGAAAAGCATTATTACATGGTTCGTATACGAACAGTGTGACCGATCCGTTTCGTTTGCGCAAGACCACAACGAGGGAATATAGCTCCACCATTTGAGGGAGGTGGGTTTGGAAGAGAATGGGCTTCCTTTACCGGTCGGCGAGCCGGTGGGAAAGCGCGGATCGGCAAGTGGCAGAACCAGTGGATTGCAACCCTGCCCTTACGTCGCGAAAGCCCTTGTGATATCAAATCTGGTAGAGTAGAAATTATGCCACACCGACCAGGGATTACCCTGATCCTGCATCAGAACGATGTACCGCTGGACGCCAGCGCCGGTATGACAGGCATCGTAGGGGCACGGCATGTCGTGCCCCTCCTGCTACGCTGACGACAACCCACCGACGAGTCGGTGGCACACCTCAACGATGCGTATTGTTGCGCAAGATTTGGTATGAGGTTGTCCTGGTGACGGAGTGTGGTTGCTGAACGTGCTTCTGTCTGGTCCCAAAAGGCCTTGCACGCTATTAGAAAGGTTTCCAGCCCGCCAGGTCTGGCAGGCTGGAAACAGGCTTCACAGCACGAAATCCTCTGCGGAGTCGGTATGTGCTAAGCGGGTGTTTGAGACCAGAACTCAGTCCGCTGCATAGTGCAGTAGTTGCTGACACAGATCACTCAATCGCGCCTCCGCCAGACTCGGAAGCACGATGTGCGCGCGCCCTACCCGTTCCTGAGGCCCAATTCCCACCACGTAAAATCCACCCGCCAGCGCTGCTTCTACGCCGGCTTCAGCATCCTCTACAACCACACACGCAGATGGCGGCAGGTTGAGGAGTGCGGCGGCGTGAAGGAAGAGATCAGGCGCCGGTTTCTGGCGGGTGACACTATAGCCATCGGCAACGGCATCGAACAATTCGGCGATGCCCAGCCGCTCTATCACCTCACGCGCATTTTTGCTCGCCGAGCCGAGTGCTGTCTTCAACCCGGCAGCCCGAATCTCTTGCAACAGTTCGCGTGCGCCCGGTAACACATCGCGTGGTGATAGTTCGCGAATAAACTCAAGATAGTAGCCGTTCTTGCGATCCATAAGTTCGCTGAGTACCGCTTCTGGGTAGGTGCGCCCCTTGAGCAGAAGGAGCAGCGACTCGCGGCGGGGGATGCCACGCAGCGCTTCGTTCTCCTCGCGCGTGAACGGAATGCCAAGTTCGTCGGCCAGCCGCTTCCAGGCCCGATAATGGTATTCAGCGGTATCGGTGAGTACACCATCGAGATCGAAGATGAACCCTTGAATTGTCATAAAGCTATTCCTTTAGTTCACATTTGTGAAACAACTATTAACAAACAGGAGTGCAATGGTGGGGATTGCACTCCTGCTGTTGGTTACGCAGTGGTGTAACGTCCGTCGGGGTAGCAGGTGACGGTATAGGTTTTGCCCCGCAGCGTAAAGCGGAAGGTCAGACGCTGCCAGTGTTGGGGAAGTCGCGGTTGAATGTCCCAGCTCCCGTCTGGATGCACGCGCAAGCCGCCAAAGCCAAAGACCACCGCTTGCCAGACACCACCCGCCGACGCGGCGTGGATACCGTCGCCGGCGTTGCCACGGACATCGCGTAGATCGGCGCGTGCGGCCCGAATGAAGTGTTCGTAGGCTTCGGCAACATCACCCATCTGGCAGGCGACAATGGCCTGGATCGGTGGGCCAAGCGATGAGCCGTAGGTGTGATCGGTGCGCGGTGTGTAGTAGTTGTAGTTGACCCGAATCTGGCTGTCGCTGTAGTGTTCGCGCAGCAAGTATTGCAACATCAACACATCCGGTTGCTTAATGGCCTGATATTCATTGGCACCCTCAATGCCGAAGATTTCATGCATTGATTTGGTGCGTGGTTCGTAGTCGGCCAGATTGACATCCTTGAGCTTGAAGAAGCCGTCGAATTGTTCAATCAAGCCGTCGGGTGAAACGTTTACACACATCTTCTCGGCTACCGTTTGCCAGTGCTGTAAACGTTCAGGCGTAAGATCGAGGCGCTGGCGTAGCTCGGCAGCCTTCTGCGGTGCGTGTTGGTCAAGCCAGGCCAATGTCTCCAGCGCAGCGCGCAGGTTCCATTGCGCCAGCAGGTTCGTATAGGCGTTGTTGTTGACGTGATCGTGATATTCGTCCGGGCCGATCACATCGGTGTAGCCATAGCAGCCGCGGTCGTTCAGCCATTCAGCACGAGCAGCGCAGAATTTGGCCGTGTCGAGAACGATTTCGGCACCGCGCTCGATGTACCACGCATCGTCTCCGGTGGCCTGCCAGTATTGTTGAACCGCGTAGGCAACGTCTGAAGAGATGTGAATCGCCAGATCGCCAGTCCATACGCGGGCCAGTTTCTTTTTGTCGTGAAAATCCGGCACCCAGGTTGGTGTTACCTCTTCGCCGCTGTCGGCACTCTCCCAGGCGTACCAGGCACCCTCGTAGCCGGCAGCGCGGGCTTTAGCGCGGGCAGCCGGTAGCGTCAGATAACGATAGTCCAGCAAATTACGGGCAATGTCTGGTGCAGTGTAGATGAAGAGCGGGAGCATGAAGATTTCGGTATCCCAGAAGGCATGACCGCGATAGCCAAACCCAGAGAGGGTTTTGGCGCCGATATTGACCCGTGGGTCGTGACGTGGCGCTGCAATCAGGAGCTGGAATATGCTGAAACGCACGGCCAGATCGGCCTCTTCATCGCCCTCGATTTCCACATTGCAGCGCTCCCATTCTTTGGCCCAGACCTGCTGCTGTGCCGCCAGCGCCTCATCCCAGCCAGTTGCGGCCTGAAGGTGTCGATGCGCCAGCTCCAGGGGGTTGGCATCGTCGCGCGACGTGGCAACACCGACAAACTTCGTCACTACGATGGGGACACCGGCCTGCGCCTGATAGACCTGTTGCAGGGTTGGCACATTCTCCACATCCCAGAAGGTGGTGGTTGCAGTGTCAGAACCACTTACGCGCATGGTCAGCGCCAGCTCAATCCCGCTCTTGCGGGTGCGCGTGCGTAAGAAGACGGTGCCATCGGCGAGCTGACCCTGGGCAATTGGTCGCCAGTGCAGCAACCCTTCGTTGTCGGTTTGACCGTTGATTGCGCTCCGCAGCTCAACCTGCCCGTCAAATTCAGGAATGATCTCGCAGCGCAATGCCAGCAGGTGCTGGTCGGCCAGTGAGGCAAAGCGGGTAAAGATGATGGTGGCCGCGCGACCCTGGGGCGATTGCCAGCGCACTTCACGGCGCAGCACCCCCGTCCGTAAGTCAAGTTCACGCCGATAGGCCAGAACGGTACCGCTAGCCAGCGAGAACTTCTCACCGTCAAGCACAATCTGGGTAGCCAGCCAGTCGGGTGCATTGGCGAGTTCAGTAACGACTATCGGCGCATCATCAAAGACCCCGTGGATGAAAGTGGCGCGACGGTCGTTAGGATAGCCCTCTTCAAAGGCACCGCGGGTCGAAAGATAGCCGTTCCCGATGGTAAAGATGGTCTCTTTGTGATGTTGTTTGGTTGGCTCGAATGATGGTTCAGCAAGTATCCACATACCCGTTCTCGTGTGATATAAACTGCGAAAAGAAGGCGGGCAGCTCCGCGAAACAAGCGCATCCCGGCGCTGCCCGTTGGTACGACGTGACAAAACGACGATTGCGGACGATTAACCCTCCTTTGAACCGGTGGCAGCGATACTGCGCACAAAATATTGTTGGAAGACGAAGAAGATGATCAGGATCGGCAGTGTGTTGAAAATTGAGCCGGCCAGAATGACCGAGTAGAGCGTGTAATATTCGCCGCGGAACCACTGCAAGCCAATCGGCAGAGTGAATTGCTCTGGCGAGCGCAAGACCAGCAGCGGCCACATGAAGTTATTCCACGCTCCCTGAAATGTCAATAGGGCGAGCGTAATCAACTGAGTCTGGCTGATAGGCAATACGATGCGGAAGAATGTTCCCCAGCGCCCCGAACCGTCCATCATCGCGGCTTCTTCCAGCTCTTTGGGGAACGATTTGTAGAACTGAGTCATCATAAAGACGCCGAATGCATCGGCAACGCCGGGTAGGATCACACCCCACGGATTATCGATCAGACCGAAGCCAGTGGGAATACGGAGATCGCCCAGCTCCAGACCACCACGGATCAGGCCCGGCCCAATGATCAGGAATGATGGAATGAGGGTGACCACGCCGGGCATCATCATCGAAATCAAGAGCAGATTGAACCAGAAGTTCTTGAGCGGGAATTCAATGCGGGCAAAGGCGTAACCGGCCATCGCGCAAAAGAGCACACGGAAAGCGGTGACGATGACCGAGATAAAAACACTATTCCATACCCAACGCGGGAAAAGTTCAAAGGTGCCGAGAATGGTCTGATAGTTTTCCAGCGTAAACGGTATCGGCAACCAGATGGGTGGCGTGTAGGCATTAGCGACCGGCTTGAAAGAGAAGACCAGCGTGAAGTAGAGCGGTGCAATAGAGAGCGCAGCCCAAAAGGCCAGCATCGCGAAGAAGAGATATTTGCGCAGCCGGTCAAAGAAGACAGTCTGCTCGTAGGCCTGGGGTTGGGAACGGGTGGTTACTGCCATCGCTCTCACCTTTCTAACGTTCAGCACCGCTGCCGCTACCCTCGATCACCCGGCGCTGCAAGAGGGTGACGGCCAGGATAATCAGGGTCAAAATCACTGCCAGCGCCGAGGCTTGCCCCATCTGGATGCGCGTGTCGCGGAATGCCCACTTGTAGATCAGGTAGGTAATGGTGGTGGTGCTATCCAGTGGCCCACCGGCGGTCATAACATAAATCTGGTCGAAGACCTGGAAGCAGCCGATAACCCCAACGGTCACCACGAAGAAGATCACCGGACGCAACATCGGGATAGTAATGTAGAAAAACTTCTGCAACCCATTGGCACCATCAATCTCGGCTGCCTCGTAGACTGCCAGCGGAATATCCTGTAGACCGGCCAGGAAGATCAGCATTAAGGTACCGCTGGTGGTAAAGATATTCATGCCCATAATCACGTAAAACGCGGTACGCGGATCGTCAAGCCAGTTGACCGTCAGGCCGGTAATCTGGTTAAAGATACCCTGTGGCGCGAAAATCCAGATGAAGATGAGTGAAATCACGACCGACGAAGTGACCGATGGCAGGTAAAAAATAGTTCGGAAAAAGCGTTGAAAGCGCAGGTTTTGATCCATCGCGAAGGCCAGTACCAGACTGAGAAAGGTCTGGATTGGCACTACAATCAGCACATATTTGAAGGTGTTGGGTAGTGCTTTGGTCAAAAAGAGTTCGTTTTCCAGCACCCGCTGATAACCCTCTATTCCCCACCAGCGCGGCGGTCGGAGCAGATTGTATTCGGTGAACGAGAGGTAGACCGCGTAGCCAAGCGAGATGAGACTGAAGATGACGAAAATGATCAACCAGGGCGAAATGAAGAGGTATCCGTTTAGGGCTTCCACAATTTTGCGGCGGTCAATTCTCGAACGCATTGTAATCCTCCCGTGCTCAGGTGGGGTGCAGCGACCGGAAAAACCGGCCGCTGCACATCTTAATTACCGCAATGCTTCTCGGATCGCATCCGCCGCCTGTTTCATTGCATCTGGAACGGGCTGATTTTCCTTGAAGATGCGCTCCAGCGCCTTCGACATCTGGTCATTCACATCTGAACCAGCCGCACCCCAGAAGAAGGGTCGTGCACCGAAGAACGAACCGTTGAAGATAGCAGCCGAGTTGGGATTGTTCTTCAGGTAGTCGCTATTCTGCAACGATTGCCGTGACGGCAGCGCAAACCCGCTTTCGAGCACCGTCTTCTGGCTGGCCTCGCTGGTCAGGAAGTTCACCACCTTCCAGGCTGCATCGGGGTTCTTGGTGTTGGCCGAGACACCCCAGGCGACGGTGAAGATCAGATTGCCTTCACCACCAGGGCCGGCGGGTGGCATGACCACGCCATACTTGGTGTTGGGGAACTGATCGCGCAGGTACGGGATCAGCCAGCCACCTTCGTAGACCATGGCGCACTGACCCTTGCCAAAGAGTGTGCCCTGCCAGCCTTCACCCAGATCCGAGGGCAGCGCACCAATGTTCTGCGTGCGGAACGAGGTGTAGAATTCGGCTGCCTTCACCGCTGGCTCGCTGTCGAGCATGGTGTCGCTGTAGTCACTGTTCATGACCATGCCACCGTTCTGGAAGACGAAGACCGGGAACCGACCTGGATCGGGTGGCGTGCAGAAGCCATAAATTGGACGGTTCGGATCACTCAAATCGGTGAGTGCTGCCGCTGCCTCACGCAGATCGTCCCATGTCCAGTCATCGGTCGGATAGGCAAGACCGGCTTTGTCGAAGAGGTCCTTGTTGTAGAACATACCAAGGGTGTTGAAGTCCTTCGGAATGCCGTAGGTCTTACCCTCGTAGGTGAACGCATCGATCAGTGAAGGGATGAAATCGTCGCGTGAGACGCCACTGCTTGCCATCAAGTCATCGAGTGGTAAGAGGGCATCATTTGCAGCCAGTTCCAGCCACCAGAAGATATCGACGTAGAAGATGTCTGGTTCGGTGCCGGACGCAATCGAGGTCAGCAATACCTGCTTGTAATCGCCGGTGATTGGCTCGTACTTCACAAGGATATCTGGATTTTCAACCGAGAAGCGATAGAGTAGCGACTCAAGCTGGGCAGTTTCAGCCGGGCTGGAAGCCCACCCCGACACTCGCACCTCGATCTTTTCTGCCGGGACAACGACCGTTTCGCGCACTGTCACCGTCTCACGCACTGTCACCGTCTCGCGGACGGTTTGCGGCTCCGGTGTTGGTTGCTGGGTAGTGGTCTGACCACAGGCACTCAACCCCAATGCCAGCACGGTCAGAATGATGAGGAATTTGATCAGACGATGCATACCTACTCCTTTCACCAATGAATAGAGAATTCAGCACTGATTAGATTGTGAAAAATGATGCGATTTCAGACCATTTTTTACCCTCCTCGCGTAGCACAATAACCCACTACCCGATCATCGCCAGCCGATGATCAGGAACGAACATTATCGATTGTTGTCAGGCAGAAGCGCGGATGATCAGGGATGGTGATAGTAAGATGTGATGTTGCTCGATTGGGCGTCCTTCTACTAGTGATACCAGCAGCTCAACGCATTTATGACCGGCCTCGGCAATCGGTTGGCGCACACTGGTGAGCGGAGGAAACAGGTATTGCACCATAGGTGCATCGTCAAAACCGATAATCGCCAGGTCGGTGCCAATCTCCAGACCGCATTCACGGGCTGCGGCCATTGCCCCAATTGCCATCGTGTCGTTAAGCGCCATAATTGCCGTCGGTCGTCGTTCGGGTGGCAACTCTAGCAGATGCAGGGTCATTGCCCGTCCAACCTCGAACGTTCCTTCCCCCCGTAACAGATAGCCTGGTTCGATATCAATCTCTGCGGCGCGCATAGCGTCAAGGTATCCCTGCAACCGGTCATTACCGACCCGTGATTCTTCCGGCCAGGCCAGGATAGCAATGCGCCGATGACCACGCCCGATCAGATACTCGATAGCCTGTCGCGTCCCGGCAGCGCCGTCAATATCTACCCAGGCAAAATCCCACTCCGGGTTAGAGCGACCGAAGGCGACGAAGGGAAATTTTTGTTTCAGTAAATATTGAATCCGCGGATCGTGATAATTCACACTCGAAAGAACAAATCCGTCTACATTGCCGCTTCGGATCAAATCGCGGTACGAGTCAATCTGCGATTTACCTTCGGAAAATGGAAATGGCAAAACGTAATAGCCAACCGCACTCGCTTCACGCACCATACTGCTCAGAAACTGGTCAAGAATGTGGTTGACCTGACCGGGTTCGGTTTGCGTCCACGAATACCCAATCATAAAGCTACGCCCGGCGCGCATGTTGCGCGCAATGCGGTTTGGCCGATAGCCTAATTCCTGAACTGCCGCCTGAATCCGCTCCATCGTTTCGGGCGCGACCTGCATATCGCCGTTCAGCACCTTAGACACAGTTTGATAACTGACACCGGCGCGCGCCGCTACATCTTTGAGCGTGACTTTCGAGGCTGTCATAGGCATCACAAGTTTCCTAGGCGAACGTTCGCTTTTATCATACACCCCACCTGGTGACTTGTCAAGAGGAAAAAGCGAACGTTCGCCTGGGAATTATCTGGCGAACCAGGGTGTGACGATGGTTTGCATCCCGCCGTGTGATTGTTCCCGGTGGATGAGTGCGCCGTGTGGTTTCGCTTCAGCGCATGGTCATAGCACGCTATCCACCGATCACGCCGATACCGCTCTTGAACGTGGGTACGCAGTATCAGTGTTGCTGTTGCACACGCCGTGGGACACACACCAGCGTGGGTCCTGGTTCCAGGCCGGGTTGCTTGATGCGCACGTCGTGGAATGCGGAAGTCACGCTGCCTTGCCGGCCATGCTCACGTGCAGGCGCGTGGTGGAGCGGTGCTCCTGCTGGCGATGACCATGCTCTACCGACGCCCGGCCAGAGGTCTATGCATTACCCACAACTGGAGTCAACCACGTGCGTATCAGCGGGGATCATCGCCATAGGTGCTGTTGTGGGCAACTGGCTCGGTGTGCGCAGCTCTAGCCGTGCTATCACGTGCTGGATGGGTTGCCTTACATGCACATCATGTGCGTGTCGCAGGGTTTGGAGTGCGGCAGCCATGCTGCCGCGCCAGCCGTGCTCACGATCCGGCGCGTGGTCCGCCGTTCCCCATCCTCGTCACGGCAAAGCCGGATGTGATCGTTTCGATCATCGAGTCGGTCAGGCATACATGCGATACCTGCGCGTAGAAGTTTAGTTGTACCAGATTCGTGCATGCGCACCAGCGATCACTGCCAGCACCTGACGGCGGTGGCGAGGATGCATCCACGCAGGCTGGAAGCCTGCGCCATGGGGAGCCGCCACTGGGAGCGCTTGCAGCCCGGCCTAACGCAGCGTGACATGTGGGTAATGCATAGGCCAGAGGTTGGGGGTGAGGGCATCCTGGTGTCGTCACCTGGCTCTATCTCCCCATGTGGCTGCTGGAATCCATACTTCCTTACGACGCCTGTCCCCGACGATATGCGGTATACTAAGGCTTGACATAGCAATACAAGGAGCACACGTATGCGCTACGCGCTCGAACGATTTATTAGCGATATTCAAGCGGCTATTGTCGCCACCGGCAAAGTACCGGCTGATCTGATTGAAATTACGACACCAAAACCAAACATTCCCGCTGATCGCACATTTGTGACCTTCAAAGCGGCAAAGGCACTCGGCGTCGATCCGGTGCGTCTGGCTGCCGATCTGGCAACGGCTATTGTTCCGCCACCCGATTCGCTGATTGGCGAGGTGACGGCTACCGGTGCTTTTCTGAATTTTACGCTCCACCCACAGCGATTGGCCGCAGCCGTGATGGCAGAGATTGAGACATACGGCGATGCCTACGGCTCTGTGGCCGATGGTGCTAACCGGACGGTGGTTATCGACTATTCATCACCCAACATCGCCAAGCGCATGCACGTCGGTCATATCCGCTCAACGATTATCGGGCAGGCGTTAGTGCATATTTTCCGCGCCCTCGGTTATCGCGTGATCGGTGATAATCACCTGGGTGATTGGGGGACGCAGTTTGGTATTATCCTGGCCGCCATGCAGCGCTATGGTCGCCCGCAGAACGAAGGTGAAGCGGCGATGGCCGAACTGGAGGCGCTGTACGCTCGCTACAACGCCGAGATGAAAGATAATCCGCCCCTTGAAGACGAAGCCCGGCGCTGGTCGCTGGCTCTGGAGCAGGGCGATCCAACTGCCCGTGAGCTGTGGCAGTGGTGCGTTGATCTGACGATGCGGGCAGCCCAGCGCAACTATGACCGGCTGGGTGTCCGTTTCGATTACGCCTATGGCGAGAGTTTCTACGAAGCGATGCTGCCTGGGGTGATCGAAGAAGCGCTTCAATCGGGCGCAGCGTTTCGTGATGTTGATGGGGCGGTTGTCGCCGAACTTGATAAGCTGCCCCGGTTTATTGTGCAGCGGAGCGATGGTGGTACTGTCTACATCACCCGTGATATTGCGACGATTAAATTTCGTTTGCAAGAGTTCAATCCCTCTCACATCATTTATGTGGTCGACGCCCGCCAGGAACTGCATTTTCGACAGCTCTTCGCGATTGTGCGGGCAATGGGTTATGCCCTCGATGTTGAATTGATCCATGTCCCATTTGGCGTTATTACCACTCCCGACGGTCAGCCCCTTTCCACCAAGAAAGGGAATATGGTCTACCTCGAATCACTGCTCGACGATGCTGTGGCCCGTGCCCGGGCACTAGTGGATGCAAAAAGCCCAACCCTGTCACCGGAAGAACGGGCACAGATCGCTGAGGCAGTGGGTATTGGGGCAGTGATTTACAACGACCTCTACCAGGACCCTCGCCGCAACATTACGCTCGATTGGGATCGCATGCTATCGATTGAAGGGAATAGTGCCGCGTATCTCCAGTATTCACACGCACGCTGCCGCTCGATTCTGCGCCGTGCCGCCGAAGAGGGTATGCTGAGCACTGAGGTCGATCCAGGGCTGCTCACCCATCCGAGCGAGCAACGTCTGGTTCGCCATCTGGCGCGCCTGCCTGAAGCGGTACGCGAAGCTGGTGCGCGCTACGCTCCCTTCGTGATTGCCGACTGGTGCTACACCACCGCTCGCGAGTTCGGTATCTTCTTCGAGCAGTGCCCGGTGTTGCGGGCTGAAACTCCAGCCTTGCGGGCAGCGCGTCTGCAATTGGTGTCGGCAACCGCCAATGCACTACGGAATGGACTGGCGTTACTGGGTATTCAGGCACCTGAACGGATGTAGGCAGGTTCTACGCTGGCGATCAGGTGTACGGGCAGGTGTTTGGAGAGTGCTCTTTGCTACGACATATCCAACCCTCGGGCAGAGCTTGAGGTGCGTATGACAGCAACTAATTTCAGCACAGAAAATCGAACCTACCGCCAGCTCTTGGGGAACGGGCTTACCTACCGTATACCGCCGTTCCAGCGCGACTATTCCTGGGGTGAGGAAGAGTGGGAAGATCTGTGGCTCGATATTCAGAGCACCCTCCCTGCCGATGGTGAACCTGCCCACTACATGGGCTATCTGGTACTCCAGACAGTTGACAATCGGGTGTTTGAGGTTATCGATGGTCAGCAGCGCCTCACCACCTTGAGTCTGATCGTTCTGGCGGCAATGCGCTTGCTCAAGCGTCTCATCAGCAGCGGTGTTGAGGCCGAGGCCAATCAGATTCGTCTGACGCAGTTACGGGCCAGTTATATCGGTTACCTCAATCCGGTAACACTTATGACGCAGAACAAGCTCTCACTCAACCGGCAGAACGATCCGTATTATCGAGATTATCTGGTTACGCTGACCGATCCGCTTCCGCAGCGTGGGTTTCCGGCTTCCACGTTGACGATGCGGAAAGCTTTTGAATGGTTTGAACGTCGTCTCAATGAATATACCAGAACCGATAGCGATCAAGGCCGTGCTTTGGCGCAGTTTATTGAGACGAT
This genomic window from Chloroflexus aurantiacus J-10-fl contains:
- the argS gene encoding arginine--tRNA ligase produces the protein MRYALERFISDIQAAIVATGKVPADLIEITTPKPNIPADRTFVTFKAAKALGVDPVRLAADLATAIVPPPDSLIGEVTATGAFLNFTLHPQRLAAAVMAEIETYGDAYGSVADGANRTVVIDYSSPNIAKRMHVGHIRSTIIGQALVHIFRALGYRVIGDNHLGDWGTQFGIILAAMQRYGRPQNEGEAAMAELEALYARYNAEMKDNPPLEDEARRWSLALEQGDPTARELWQWCVDLTMRAAQRNYDRLGVRFDYAYGESFYEAMLPGVIEEALQSGAAFRDVDGAVVAELDKLPRFIVQRSDGGTVYITRDIATIKFRLQEFNPSHIIYVVDARQELHFRQLFAIVRAMGYALDVELIHVPFGVITTPDGQPLSTKKGNMVYLESLLDDAVARARALVDAKSPTLSPEERAQIAEAVGIGAVIYNDLYQDPRRNITLDWDRMLSIEGNSAAYLQYSHARCRSILRRAAEEGMLSTEVDPGLLTHPSEQRLVRHLARLPEAVREAGARYAPFVIADWCYTTAREFGIFFEQCPVLRAETPALRAARLQLVSATANALRNGLALLGIQAPERM
- a CDS encoding glycoside hydrolase family 65 protein: MWILAEPSFEPTKQHHKETIFTIGNGYLSTRGAFEEGYPNDRRATFIHGVFDDAPIVVTELANAPDWLATQIVLDGEKFSLASGTVLAYRRELDLRTGVLRREVRWQSPQGRAATIIFTRFASLADQHLLALRCEIIPEFDGQVELRSAINGQTDNEGLLHWRPIAQGQLADGTVFLRTRTRKSGIELALTMRVSGSDTATTTFWDVENVPTLQQVYQAQAGVPIVVTKFVGVATSRDDANPLELAHRHLQAATGWDEALAAQQQVWAKEWERCNVEIEGDEEADLAVRFSIFQLLIAAPRHDPRVNIGAKTLSGFGYRGHAFWDTEIFMLPLFIYTAPDIARNLLDYRYLTLPAARAKARAAGYEGAWYAWESADSGEEVTPTWVPDFHDKKKLARVWTGDLAIHISSDVAYAVQQYWQATGDDAWYIERGAEIVLDTAKFCAARAEWLNDRGCYGYTDVIGPDEYHDHVNNNAYTNLLAQWNLRAALETLAWLDQHAPQKAAELRQRLDLTPERLQHWQTVAEKMCVNVSPDGLIEQFDGFFKLKDVNLADYEPRTKSMHEIFGIEGANEYQAIKQPDVLMLQYLLREHYSDSQIRVNYNYYTPRTDHTYGSSLGPPIQAIVACQMGDVAEAYEHFIRAARADLRDVRGNAGDGIHAASAGGVWQAVVFGFGGLRVHPDGSWDIQPRLPQHWQRLTFRFTLRGKTYTVTCYPDGRYTTA
- a CDS encoding carbohydrate ABC transporter permease, encoding MRSRIDRRKIVEALNGYLFISPWLIIFVIFSLISLGYAVYLSFTEYNLLRPPRWWGIEGYQRVLENELFLTKALPNTFKYVLIVVPIQTFLSLVLAFAMDQNLRFQRFFRTIFYLPSVTSSVVISLIFIWIFAPQGIFNQITGLTVNWLDDPRTAFYVIMGMNIFTTSGTLMLIFLAGLQDIPLAVYEAAEIDGANGLQKFFYITIPMLRPVIFFVVTVGVIGCFQVFDQIYVMTAGGPLDSTTTITYLIYKWAFRDTRIQMGQASALAVILTLIILAVTLLQRRVIEGSGSGAER
- the pgmB gene encoding beta-phosphoglucomutase translates to MTIQGFIFDLDGVLTDTAEYHYRAWKRLADELGIPFTREENEALRGIPRRESLLLLLKGRTYPEAVLSELMDRKNGYYLEFIRELSPRDVLPGARELLQEIRAAGLKTALGSASKNAREVIERLGIAELFDAVADGYSVTRQKPAPDLFLHAAALLNLPPSACVVVEDAEAGVEAALAGGFYVVGIGPQERVGRAHIVLPSLAEARLSDLCQQLLHYAAD
- a CDS encoding carbohydrate ABC transporter permease gives rise to the protein MAVTTRSQPQAYEQTVFFDRLRKYLFFAMLAFWAALSIAPLYFTLVFSFKPVANAYTPPIWLPIPFTLENYQTILGTFELFPRWVWNSVFISVIVTAFRVLFCAMAGYAFARIEFPLKNFWFNLLLISMMMPGVVTLIPSFLIIGPGLIRGGLELGDLRIPTGFGLIDNPWGVILPGVADAFGVFMMTQFYKSFPKELEEAAMMDGSGRWGTFFRIVLPISQTQLITLALLTFQGAWNNFMWPLLVLRSPEQFTLPIGLQWFRGEYYTLYSVILAGSIFNTLPILIIFFVFQQYFVRSIAATGSKEG
- a CDS encoding ABC transporter substrate-binding protein codes for the protein MHRLIKFLIILTVLALGLSACGQTTTQQPTPEPQTVRETVTVRETVTVRETVVVPAEKIEVRVSGWASSPAETAQLESLLYRFSVENPDILVKYEPITGDYKQVLLTSIASGTEPDIFYVDIFWWLELAANDALLPLDDLMASSGVSRDDFIPSLIDAFTYEGKTYGIPKDFNTLGMFYNKDLFDKAGLAYPTDDWTWDDLREAAAALTDLSDPNRPIYGFCTPPDPGRFPVFVFQNGGMVMNSDYSDTMLDSEPAVKAAEFYTSFRTQNIGALPSDLGEGWQGTLFGKGQCAMVYEGGWLIPYLRDQFPNTKYGVVMPPAGPGGEGNLIFTVAWGVSANTKNPDAAWKVVNFLTSEASQKTVLESGFALPSRQSLQNSDYLKNNPNSAAIFNGSFFGARPFFWGAAGSDVNDQMSKALERIFKENQPVPDAMKQAADAIREALR
- a CDS encoding LacI family DNA-binding transcriptional regulator; amino-acid sequence: MTASKVTLKDVAARAGVSYQTVSKVLNGDMQVAPETMERIQAAVQELGYRPNRIARNMRAGRSFMIGYSWTQTEPGQVNHILDQFLSSMVREASAVGYYVLPFPFSEGKSQIDSYRDLIRSGNVDGFVLSSVNYHDPRIQYLLKQKFPFVAFGRSNPEWDFAWVDIDGAAGTRQAIEYLIGRGHRRIAILAWPEESRVGNDRLQGYLDAMRAAEIDIEPGYLLRGEGTFEVGRAMTLHLLELPPERRPTAIMALNDTMAIGAMAAARECGLEIGTDLAIIGFDDAPMVQYLFPPLTSVRQPIAEAGHKCVELLVSLVEGRPIEQHHILLSPSLIIRASA